In a genomic window of Shouchella clausii:
- a CDS encoding acyl-CoA thioesterase, producing MKVPAYINEISAWEDSFTFFVPIKVRFSETDAFGHVNNTSAFIYFEHARLEFFESCGLMEDWAAISSDTIVVTADLQCNYVAQIQYGDTLHVGVKVDKIGRSSLDIHYVAKRNTDICLTGRGTVVQVDKQTGKALPFSEKMLAKLAYKKTT from the coding sequence ATGAAAGTGCCTGCTTATATCAATGAAATAAGCGCATGGGAAGACTCATTTACATTTTTTGTTCCCATCAAAGTCCGCTTTTCGGAAACAGATGCATTTGGCCATGTGAATAATACGTCTGCGTTTATTTATTTTGAACACGCAAGGCTTGAATTTTTTGAGTCTTGCGGCTTAATGGAAGATTGGGCCGCAATTAGCAGTGATACCATTGTCGTTACTGCTGATTTGCAATGTAACTATGTTGCCCAAATTCAATACGGGGATACGTTACATGTAGGGGTAAAAGTGGATAAAATCGGGCGTTCTTCATTGGACATTCATTATGTAGCAAAAAGAAACACCGATATTTGTTTAACAGGGAGAGGCACAGTGGTGCAAGTTGACAAACAGACAGGCAAAGCACTCCCTTTCTCTGAGAAGATGCTTGCTAAACTAGCATACAAAAAAACTACATAG
- a CDS encoding helix-turn-helix domain-containing protein — protein MKGADFGPKPLLTKREREVFELLVQDQTTKEIANHLFISEKTVRNHISNTMQKLGVKGRSQAVIELIRLGELTI, from the coding sequence TTGAAGGGAGCAGACTTCGGACCAAAACCTTTGCTTACGAAAAGGGAACGCGAAGTATTCGAACTACTCGTCCAAGACCAAACAACAAAAGAAATTGCTAATCACCTTTTTATTAGTGAAAAGACCGTACGCAACCATATTTCGAACACAATGCAGAAGCTGGGAGTAAAGGGGCGCTCTCAAGCCGTTATCGAACTAATACGTCTAGGTGAATTGACCATTTGA
- the sdhB gene encoding succinate dehydrogenase iron-sulfur subunit gives MSEKTIRLIVTRQDGPDSGSYEEEFAIPYRQNLNVISCLMEIRRNPVNAKGEKTTPVTWDMNCLEEVCGACSMVINGKPQQSCTALVDKLEQPIRLEPMRTFPVVRDLVVDRSRMFDSLKKVKAWIPIDGTYDLGPGPRMPEKRRQWAYELSKCMTCGVCLESCPNVNSKSEFIGPAALSQVRLFNAHPTGEMNKEERLATIMTDGGLANCGNSQNCVQACPKGIPLTTSIAALNRATALQSFKNFFGSI, from the coding sequence ATGAGTGAAAAAACAATTCGCCTTATCGTGACAAGGCAAGATGGACCAGACAGCGGCTCCTATGAAGAAGAGTTTGCTATTCCTTACCGGCAAAACTTGAATGTTATTTCTTGCTTAATGGAAATTCGCCGCAACCCCGTCAATGCCAAAGGTGAGAAGACAACGCCTGTCACTTGGGATATGAACTGTCTAGAAGAAGTATGTGGCGCTTGTTCAATGGTTATTAATGGCAAACCACAACAGTCGTGCACCGCGCTCGTTGATAAGTTGGAACAGCCCATTCGCCTTGAGCCAATGAGGACATTTCCAGTTGTTCGTGATCTTGTCGTCGACCGCAGCAGAATGTTTGATTCTCTGAAAAAAGTAAAAGCCTGGATTCCAATTGACGGCACGTATGATTTAGGTCCTGGACCGCGCATGCCAGAAAAAAGACGCCAATGGGCTTATGAGCTGTCTAAATGTATGACTTGCGGCGTCTGCTTAGAATCTTGCCCGAACGTCAATTCAAAATCTGAATTTATTGGCCCGGCGGCACTTTCTCAAGTTCGCCTCTTTAATGCCCACCCAACTGGCGAAATGAATAAAGAAGAACGGTTGGCTACTATTATGACAGACGGCGGTCTTGCCAATTGTGGAAACTCACAAAACTGCGTGCAAGCTTGCCCGAAAGGCATTCCGCTTACAACATCCATTGCTGCATTAAACCGCGCGACGGCATTGCAGTCCTTTAAAAACTTCTTTGGAAGCATATGA
- the sdhA gene encoding succinate dehydrogenase flavoprotein subunit produces MSKGKIVVVGGGLAGLMATIKAAEKGVPVDLFSIVPVKRSHSVCAQGGINGAVNTKGEGDSPYEHFDDTVYGGDFLANQPPVKAMTEAAPAIIHLMDRMGVMFNRTPEGLLDFRRFGGTQHHRTAFAGATTGQQLLYALDEQVRRYEVQGLVTKYEGWEFLSAVIDDEGACRGITAQELNSAEIRSFSADAVIMATGGPGIIFGKSTNSMINTGFAAAKLYEQGVAYANGEFIQIHPTAIPGDDKLRLMSESARGEGGRVWTYKDGKPWYFLEEKYPAYGNLVPRDIATREIFHVCVDEKLGINGENMVYLDLSHKDPKELDIKLGGIIEIYEKFTGDDPRKVPMKIFPAVHYSMGGMWVDYDQMTNIPGLFAAGECDYSQHGANRLGANSLLSAIYGGMVAGPKAVEYIEGLNTATEDLSSSLFEAQVKKEQDQFDAILRMDGTENAYVLHKELGEWMTDNVTVVRYNDKLLKTDEKIQELMERYQNINIQDTAKWSNQGAAFTRQLGGMLNLARVITLGAYHRNESRGAHYKPEFPERNDEEFLKTTKAWYNPSTGAPDFEYEEVDTSLIKPRKRDYSQKKQGAGSK; encoded by the coding sequence ATGAGTAAAGGGAAAATTGTTGTAGTAGGCGGCGGGTTAGCCGGGCTAATGGCAACGATTAAAGCGGCAGAAAAAGGGGTACCGGTCGATTTGTTTTCGATTGTACCGGTGAAACGTTCCCACTCCGTATGCGCGCAAGGCGGCATAAACGGCGCTGTCAACACAAAAGGAGAAGGGGATTCCCCTTACGAACATTTTGATGATACTGTGTACGGTGGCGACTTTTTGGCAAACCAGCCACCTGTTAAAGCAATGACCGAAGCAGCTCCGGCGATTATTCATTTAATGGATCGCATGGGCGTTATGTTTAACCGTACCCCTGAAGGGCTCCTCGATTTCCGTCGTTTTGGCGGTACACAACACCATCGCACCGCTTTTGCTGGGGCAACGACTGGACAGCAGCTTTTGTATGCACTGGACGAACAAGTACGCCGTTACGAAGTGCAAGGGCTTGTAACAAAATACGAAGGCTGGGAGTTTTTATCTGCTGTGATCGACGATGAGGGCGCATGCCGTGGCATTACAGCGCAAGAGCTGAATTCAGCAGAAATACGCAGTTTCTCAGCTGACGCCGTCATTATGGCAACTGGTGGACCAGGAATCATTTTCGGCAAATCGACGAACTCAATGATCAATACCGGCTTCGCCGCTGCAAAATTGTACGAACAAGGCGTTGCCTATGCGAACGGCGAGTTTATCCAAATCCACCCGACTGCGATTCCAGGCGACGACAAGCTTCGCCTTATGAGCGAGTCTGCCCGTGGAGAAGGCGGGCGCGTATGGACATACAAAGACGGAAAACCATGGTATTTTCTTGAAGAGAAATACCCGGCATATGGAAACCTTGTCCCGCGTGACATTGCTACAAGGGAAATTTTCCATGTGTGTGTAGACGAAAAGCTTGGTATTAATGGCGAAAACATGGTCTATTTGGATTTATCCCATAAGGATCCGAAAGAACTAGATATTAAGCTTGGCGGCATTATTGAAATCTATGAAAAGTTCACAGGCGATGACCCGCGGAAAGTGCCGATGAAAATCTTCCCTGCTGTTCATTACTCAATGGGCGGCATGTGGGTAGACTATGATCAAATGACGAACATTCCTGGTTTATTTGCTGCCGGCGAATGCGATTATTCTCAGCATGGTGCAAACCGTTTAGGCGCAAACTCGCTGTTATCGGCGATTTATGGCGGCATGGTTGCTGGGCCGAAGGCAGTGGAGTACATCGAAGGATTGAATACAGCTACAGAAGATTTGTCGTCTTCGCTATTTGAGGCGCAAGTGAAAAAAGAGCAAGACCAATTCGACGCGATTTTGCGCATGGATGGTACGGAAAACGCGTATGTCCTTCATAAAGAGCTTGGCGAATGGATGACGGACAACGTCACGGTTGTGCGTTACAATGACAAGCTGTTAAAAACAGATGAAAAGATCCAAGAATTAATGGAGCGTTACCAAAACATTAACATCCAAGATACGGCTAAATGGTCGAACCAAGGAGCTGCATTTACGCGCCAGCTTGGGGGAATGCTCAATTTAGCCCGTGTGATCACGCTTGGCGCTTATCACCGCAATGAAAGCCGTGGCGCCCATTACAAGCCGGAGTTTCCAGAACGAAACGACGAAGAGTTCTTGAAAACAACAAAAGCTTGGTACAATCCGAGCACCGGCGCGCCGGACTTTGAATATGAGGAAGTCGATACATCGTTGATTAAACCACGGAAACGCGACTACTCACAGAAAAAGCAAGGAGCTGGAAGCAAATGA